In Trichoderma asperellum chromosome 1, complete sequence, a single window of DNA contains:
- the BRO1 gene encoding bck1-like resistance to osmotic shock (EggNog:ENOG41), whose translation MTQSPMIAAPPKATNEIDWVSPLKSYIRDTYGDDPERYAEECVTLNRLRQDMRGAGKESTTGRDMLYRYYGQLELLDLRFPVDEQHIKISFTWFDAFTHKPTTQYSLAFEKASVIFNISAVLSGHAAIQNREDDSALKVAYHSFQASAGMFTYINENFLHAPSFDLSRETVKTLIHIMLAQAQEIFLEKQIKDQKKSGLLAKLASQSGYLYGQAIEGVQENVTKAIFEKVWLTMVQIKANLLNSMAQYYQAMNDDEAGQHGVALSRLQVADNLAKEADRLARNFPSTVPSNANLGADCSTHLQELTKRQCSTVQERLREAIKDNDYIYHQTIPAEASLPQIAKLPAAKPIPVSELYAGQDIQRITGPDLFSKIVPMAVTESASLYDEEKAKLVRAETEKVDTANGEMAASLDYLRLPGALQVLKGGFDQDILPDEDFRQWCEDVANHENPVSIFDFLRSEKESIVSTLDKSSKQLDMEESVCEKMRSKYENEWSQQPSARLTTTLRGDIRNYREALEEASRSDGQLATKLRQNEAWFDEMRNAVANGQVDQLFSKAVSQAKARGSNAVSPSGNEPNLLDADFDETGPTVVEQIARVEEILKKLNLIKRERNQVLKDLKDKIHNDDISQVLILNKKTIANYEQQLFQQELEKFRPHQNRLLQANHKQSALMKELTATFNTLLQDKRVRAEQSKYESIQRQRLSAIGKYKRAYQEFLDLEAGLQSAKNWYSEMRQTVESLEKNVDTFVNNRRSEGAQLLNQIEQERSSSKSQQAELERERLRGLMERMSVEPAQTSQAVPAVPARPPSQRPTPAPLMQQQGQATQYAQRSNSNSYQGQFQLPTSPPPNQQSFPGYTSPPPPQSTFSQPVYNPSTYGRNPGPTSPPPNQTSFNLNVMRGPQSPPPTQTSFGQHQTYGTYGALPTQPQQQQSQPQQQQQLPQVGYVPPGFVPPPPPPGPPPLGPQQTIHFGQQDYDHVSGHPQSAQPRSAQQQQVHDPWAGLNAWK comes from the exons ATGACGCAGTCCCCCATGATAGCCGCGCCGCCCAAGGCAACCAATGAAATTGACTGGGTTTCGCCGTTAAAGTCCTACATTCGCGATACTTACGGCGATGACCCCGAACGATATGCCGAGGAGTGTGTCACGCTCAACCGCCTGAGGCAGGATATGCGAGGCGCGGGAAAGGAGAGTACTACTGGGAGGGATATGCTCTATCGTTACTATGGACAGCTGGAACTGCTAGACCTGCGGTTCCCGGTGGACGAGCAGCATATTAAGATTTCATTTACCTG GTTCGATGCATTCACCCACAAGCCTACAACACAGTACTCGCTCGCATTCGAAAAAGCCtccgtcatcttcaacattTCGGCTGTTCTTTCTGGTCACGCTGCCATACAGAATCGAGAAGACGATTCGGCGCTGAAAGTAGCCTATCACTCGTTCCAAGCATCAGCCGGCATGTTCACCTACATTAATGAGAATTTCCTGCACGCCCCTTCTTTCGACCTAAGCCGAGAGACTGTCAAAACGTTGATTCATATTATGCTTGCTCAGGCACAGGAGATCTTCTTGGAGAAACAGATCAAGGACCAGAAGAAATCGGGCTTGCTGGCTAAGCTGGCATCCCAGTCTGGGTATCTCTATGGCCAGGCTATTGAGGGCGTGCAGGAGAATGTCACAAAGGCCATATTTGAGAAAGTCTGGTTGACAATGGTTCAG ATCAAAGCCAATCTCCTCAACTCCATGGCCCAGTACTATCAGGCaatgaatgatgatgaggctggACAACATGGTGTGGCGCTGTCACGACTTCAGGTCGCAGACAACCTTGCCAAGGAAGCCGACAGATTAGCGAGAAATTTCCCCAGCACCGTGCCATCCAATGCCAATCTTGGCGCTGACTGCAGCACGCATCTCCAAGAACTAACGAAGCGACAGTGCTCCACCGTTCAGGAGCGACTACGAGAAGCCATCAAGGACAACGACTACATCTACCACCAGACAATCCCCGCAGAAGCTAGTCTACCCCAGATCGCCAAGCTACCAGCTGCAAAGCCCATCCCCGTAAGCGAGCTCTACGCCGGCCAGGATATCCAGCGCATCACCGGACCCGATCTGTTCTCCAAGATTGTGCCCATGGCAGTTACAGAGTCTGCCAGCTTGTACGACGAAGAGAAGGCTAAGCTAGTGAGAGCCGAGACGGAAAAGGTAGACACTGCAAACGGAGAAATGGCAGCGAGCTTGGATTATCTGCGACTTCCTGGGGCATTGCAAGTGTTAAAGGGCGGGTTTGATCAGGATATTCTCCCCGACGAAGACTTCCGGCAGTGGTGTGAAGATGTTGCCAATCACGAGAATCCAGTAAGCATCTTTGACTTTCTGCGGAGTGAGAAGGAATCCATTGTGTCTACTTTGGATAAGAGCTCCAAACAGCTGGACATGGAGGAAAGTGTGTGCGAAAAGATGCGATCCAAATACGAGAACGAGTGGAGCCAACAACCTAGCGCTCGCCTTACAACGACCCTACGGGGCGATATTCGCAACTACCGAGAGGCTCTAGAGGAAGCTAGCAGGAGTGACGGCCAGCTGGCGACGAAGCTGCGCCAGAACGAAGCGTGGTTTGATGAGATGCGAAACGCTGTCGCCAACGGGCAGGTCGACCAGCTCTTCTCCAAAGCGGTCTCACAAGCTAAGGCTAGAGGGAGCAACGCTGTCAGCCCATCTGGAAACGAACCAAACCTACTCGATGCGGACTTTGATGAAACTGGGCCGACGGTCGTGGAGCAAATAGCAAGGGTTGAGGAAATTCTTAAGAAGCTCAATTTGattaagagagagaggaaccAAGTTCTCAAGGACTTGAAGGACAAG ATCCACAACGACGACATCTCACAAGTCCTCATCCTTAACAAAAAGACAATAGCGAACTATGAGCAGCAACTTTTCCAGCAGGAACTGGAAAAGTTCCGGCCTCACCAGAATCGCTTACTACAGGCAAATCACAAACAGTCTGCCCTGATGAAGGAACTCACTGCTACCTTTAACACTTTGTTGCAAGACAAGCGCGTGCGAGCCGAACAGAGCAAGTACGAGTCTATCCAGCGTCAACGGTTATCAGCCATTGGCAAATATAAGCGCGCCTATCAGGAGTTCTTGGATCTGGAAGCGGGCTTGCAGAGCGCCAAAAACTGGTACTCAGAGATGAGGCAGACGGTGGAAAGCCTTGAGAAGAATGTGGATACATTTGTGAACAACAGGAGGTCAGAGGGCGCACAGTTACTCAACCAAATCGAACAGGAGCGATCATCCAGCAAAAGTCAGCAAGCAGAGCTAGAACGCGAGCGCCTACGCGGACTCATGGAGCGTATGTCAGTTGAACCTGCGCAGACGTCACAGGCGGTGCCGGCAGTACCAGCGAGGCCGCCTTCACAAAGACCAACGCCTGCGCCcctgatgcagcagcaaggccaggCTACTCAATACGCCCAGCGAAGCAATAGCAACAGTTATCAGGGGCAGTTCCAGCTACCAACATCTCCACCACCTAATCAGCAAAGCTTTCCGGGCTACACCagcccccctcctcctcaaagTACGTTTTCGCAGCCCGTATACAATCCAAGCACATACGGCAGAAACCCTGGGCCGACTTCACCTCCTCCCAACCAAACATCTTTCAATTTGAATGTCATGAGAGGCCCTCAATCACCTCCCCCAACACAGACATCCTTTGGACAGCACCAGACCTATGGGACGTATGGCGCGTTACCTACACAgcctcaacagcagcaatcgcaaccgcaacagcagcaacagctccCCCAGGTGGGATATGTCCCTCCTGGTTTTGTTCCGCCACCGCCACCTCCAGGCCCACCTCCATTGGGCCCTCAACAAACCATTCACTTCGGACAGCAAGACTATGATCATGTATCTGGACATCCTCAGAGCGCACAGCCCCGGTCAGCTCAACAGCAACAGGTACATGATCCATGGGCTGGATTGAATGCATGGAAATAA
- the CYB2 gene encoding Cytochrome b2, mitochondrial precursor, whose translation MVLTGSDVAKHADEKSCWVIIHGKAYDVTEFLPEHPGGEEIILKYAGKDATEEFDPIHPRDTLDKYLEKSKHLGPVDMSTVAQEVKKEDPEEAERQQRIAEMPSLAQCFNLHDFEAIARRTMKKAAWGYYSSAADDEITMRENHSAYHRIWFRPQILVDVSTIDLSTTMLGTKVDAPFYITATALGKLGHPEGEVVLTRAAHKHNVVQMIPTLASCSFDELVDARQGNQVQWLQLYVNKDRSITKKIVQEAERRGCKGLFITVDAPQLGRREKDMRLKFTDTGSNVQKGQKTDTSQGAARAISTFIDPSLSWADIPWFQSITKMPIILKGVQRVEDVLRAAEAGVQGVVLSNHGGRQLDFARSGIEILAETMPVLRQHGLDKKIDVFVDGGVRRGTDILKALCLGAKGVGIGRPFLYAMSTYGQAGVERVMQLLKDEMEMNMRLIGAAKIEDLHPGLLDTRSLFVHSNSTPVDSLSLTTYDPLIVPAQRLKAKL comes from the exons ATGGTGCTCACAGGCAGCGATGTCGCAAAGCACGCGGACGAAAAGTCATGCTGGGTGATTATTCAT GGCAAAGCATATGATGTGACGGAATTCTTGCCAG AGCACCCTGGTGGTGAAGAAATCATTCTCAAATATGCC GGCAAGGATGCTACAGAAGAATTCGACCCGATTCATCCTCGGGACACGCTGGACAAGTATCTCGAAAAGTCCAAGCATCTCGGCCCCGTGGACATGTCCACCGTTGCCCAGGAGGTCAAGAAGGAGGATCCCGAAGAGGCTgagcggcagcagaggaTAGCGGAGATGCCGTCACTGGCACAATGCTTCAACTTACACGACTTTGAGGCCATTGCGCGGAGAACCATGAAGAAGGCTGCGTGGGGATATTATTCCAGCGCGGCTGACGATGAGATT ACCATGCGTGAGAACCATAGTGCCTACCATAGAATCTGGTTCCGTCCGCAAATCCTCGTCGATGTCTCAACCATCGACCTCTCCACCACCATGCTCGGCACCAAAGTCGACGCCCCCTTCTACATCACCGCCACTGCTCTCGGCAAGCTCGGCCATCCGGAAGGCGAAGTTGTTCTCACCCGCGCAGCACACAAACACAACGTCGTCCAAATGATCCCTACACTGGCTTCATGTTCTTTCGATGAGCTGGTTGATGCGAGGCAGGGCAACCAGGTTCAGTGGCTGCAGCTGTACGTCAACAAGGACCGCTCAATCACCAAGAAGATCGTCCAGGAGGCCGAGAGGCGCGGCTGCAAGGGCCTCTTCATCACAGTCGACGCACCGCAACTCGGCCGTCGTGAGAAGGATATGCGTTTAAAATTCACCGACACCGGAAGCAACGTGCAAAAGGGCCAAAAGACGGACACCAGCCAAGGAGCAGCCCGCGCCATTTCCACTTTCATCGACCCGTCGCTCAGCTGGGCCGACATCCCCTGGTTCCAGAGCATCACCAAGATGCCCATCATCCTCAAGGGCGTACAGCGCGTAGAGGACGTCCTACGCGCCGCCGAAGCCGGCGTCCAGGGCGTGGTGCTGTCCAACCACGGCGGCCGCCAGCTCGACTTTGCGCGCTCCGGCATCGAGATCCTTGCCGAGACGATGCCCGTCCTGCGCCAGCATGGCCTGGACAAGAAGATTGACGTCTTCGTCGACGGCGGCGTGCGCCGCGGCACGGACATCCTGAAGGCGCTGTGCCTCGGCGCAAAGGGCGTGGGCATCGGCCGGCCGTTCCTCTACGCCATGAGCACGTACGGCCAGGCGGGCGTGGAGCGCGTCATGCAGCTGCTcaaagacgagatggagatgaacaTGCGGCTGATTGGCGCAGCGAAGATTGAGGATCTGCACCCTGGGCTGCTGGATACGCGGAGTTTGTTTGTGCATTCGAATTCGACGCCGGTGGATTCGCTGTCGTTGACGACGTATGATCCATTGATTGTCCCGGCACAGAGACTTAAAGCGAAGCTATGA
- a CDS encoding mitochondrial 37S ribosomal protein uS4m (EggNog:ENOG41~BUSCO:EOG092D4B4O) yields the protein MRKPYRFYSLSRPKLRQSWNKYNLYNLYRQTGREPQIKGTPTFFQQKWAAKAKTRSYHGEHIPEKKWVRLFSRRLLSAVDMPPEYLAAHDGSEQAAGRGSGLTTTTVSAETFSKVPKLSTQERSRKRAVFGDVNKLLSDQFNNMTPYMQMTFAPLERRLDTAVFRALFASSVRQARQFVIHGAVTVNGKKMVHPSYQLNPGDLFQVDPEKVMYGTGVQKAQQGNSRLRENLEARQKKAEQAYQNAVKKTSGATAAAEGEAEGEKGESEAAAAEGEAAEGEAAASEEVGSLTPEAQWQLNNRALKFLLKDVKKILKNNPKDLTAKEKKQLRLFRADAKRFLSQPEKSEGNITELIEELQQQMKSHELMRESFEKLSLKENQSQGQPEAEAEAGSESANAVAKEGEEQSELSRERQVEKGLEGLSDEQKAKAKRIMGDAQLSREEMRKLARLLQYDEENPIDDSKPYATPWRPRPFMSAFAFIPRYLEVNPNICAAVYLRHPVARKGMAEVPTPFSYLTSQLTHNWYLERG from the exons ATGAGAAAGCCGTACCGTTTCTACAGTTTAAGTCGCCCT AAATTGCGACAATCATGGAACAAGTATAACTTGTATAACCTGTATCGCCAGACTGGACGAGAACCCCAAATCAAAGGCACGCCCACCTTCTTCCAGCAAAAATGGGCGGCGAAGGCGAAAACTCGATCATATCACGGAGAGCATATCCCCGAAAAGAAATGGGTTCGGCTCTTCTCCCGCCGACTTCTCTCTGCCGTGGACATGCCGCCGGAGTATCTGGCAGCACACGATGGCTCTGAACAGGCTGCCGGCCGTGGTTCCGGTTTGACTACGACCACGGTCTCGGCCGAAACCTTTTCCAAAGTCCCAAAGCTCAGCACTCAAGAGCGTTCAAGGAAGAGGGCCGTCTTTGGAGATGTGAACAAGCTTTTGTCGGATCAATTCAACAACATGACTCCCTATATGCAGATGACGTTTGCGCCTTTGGAGAGGAGATTGGATACCGCAGTATTCCGAGCTCTGTTCGCTAGCAGTGTCCGACAGGCACGCCAATTCGTCATTCACGGAGCCGTGACGGTCAATGGGAAAAAG ATGGTCCATCCTTCTTACCAATTGAATCCCGGCGACTTGTTTCAAGTAGATCCAGAGAAAGTTATGTACGGAACAGGCGTTCAAAAAGCACAGCAAGGAAACTCGCGTCTTCGCGAGAATCTCGAGGCTAGACAAAAGAAGGCGGAGCAAGCATACCAGAACGCTGTGAAGAAGACAAGCGGCGCCACTGCTGCCGCCGAAGGAGAGGCGGAAGGCGAGAAGGGTGAATCTgaggctgccgccgccgagggcGAAGCTGCTGAGGGCGAAGCCGCTGCGAGCGAAGAAGTTGGATCGCTGACTCCGGAAGCCCAATGGCAGCTGAACAACAGAGCATTGAAATTTCTGCTAAAGGATGTCAAGAAGATCTTGAAAAATAACCCCAAAGACCTTActgccaaggagaagaagcagcttcgCCTATTCCGAGCTGATGCCAAGCGCTTCCTCTCACAGCCTGAGAAGAGCGAGGGCAATATTACCGAGCTCATTGAGGaactgcagcagcagatgaagagcCATGAGCTGATGCGCGAGAGCTTCGAGAAGCTCTCTCTGAAAGAGAATCAGAGCCAAGGACAGcccgaggccgaggccgaggctggATCTGAGAGCGCCAACGCCGTCGCAAAAGAGGGCGAAGAGCAATCAGAGCTCAGCAGAGAACGACAGGTTGAGAAGGGCCTGGAGGGCCTATCAGATGAgcagaaggccaaggccaagcgaATAATGGGCGACGCTCAGCTATCTCGAGAGGAAATGAGGAAGCTGGCCCGTCTGCTTCAATACGATGAAGAAAACCCCATTGATGATTCCAAGCCCTATGCTACCCCATGGCGGCCCCGCCCTTTCATGTCAGCGTTTGCTTTCATCCCTCGATACCTCGAAGTCAACCCCAACATCTGTGCTGCCGTCTACCTGCGACACCCAGTTGCACGAAAGGGTATGGCTGAAGTGCCAACGCCTTTCAGCTACTTGACAAGTCAACTGACTCACAACTGGTACCTTGAGCGTGGCTAA
- the NIT4 gene encoding Nitrogen assimilation transcription factor nit-4 (EggNog:ENOG41~TransMembrane:2 (o509-527i569-591o)), with amino-acid sequence MDGSDPPVASSSARSTPASQPKKKARRGTDSASQKRRCISTACVACRRRKSKCDGALPSCAACASVYGTECIYNPNSDHRRKGVYREKIDSMKAQNSTLQIIVEAILNASDDEVPEVVNKIRTCDNLDTVAQELLAMSAEVKEEGFDGQPDQGAMSFLPVQGERELAEKMGELRLENGSVRFIGGTSHLIYLGDPHHDDLTYDSPSDPGIFNENPITSWTRVTTDPRLIMHLMNMYFSYHYPYFTTLSRKLFWRDFMRGKAGLQPVTAYCSSLLVNAMLALGCHFTDITGAFGIPGDSRTKGDHFFAEAKRLIIENDEYEKPRLVTVQALALMSVREAGCAREAKGWVYSGMSFRMALDIGLNLEVEGLDREHMTEEEIDARRITFWGCFVFDKTWSNYLGRLPQLPRNSFTVSKIDVFPDEDAALWSPFSDKGFDESLAQPSRTRAVALHLSKLCEISNDILVFFYHPSHIKRASSKSLELKKLGELHQRLEEWRKNLPKEFEPKEGLLPNVILMLAFFHLQYIHLFRPFLKYSPSASPLPSHISPRRICTANAGAISKLMRLYKKSWNLRQICNIAVYMIHSACTIHLLNLPEKTAKRDLTHGLRHLEEIAEDWLCARRTLSILSVLARKWKCELPEDAEMILKRTDERFEYYSTSEVPSPGSSNVAPISSPSASEEGTAAAARIEYGQVRHQNSEPMAQPALQTSIEERMSMDSPLAMTNGNPLSGQQVMAMDPAQIDFQDILSSWPQQLNMPMNSQSPDLSSTSQSHLSSNMSHNPSQNLNIDSREWLLNDSARLHQSFGSWNIRPQQRQRQSRGPPTTNAMFMFGTGQGDGAAVDTPDLSAFDSLTESLTTINTWLPPGLE; translated from the exons ATGGACGGGAGCGATCCGCCTGTCGCCTCATCTTCAGCCCGCTCAACGCCTGCGTCCcagccaaagaaaaaggccCGTCGAGGCACCGATTCGGCCAGCCAGAAGCGAAGATGCATCAGCACGGCCTGCGTTGCTTGTCGCCGGCGCAAGTCCAAGTGCGACGGCGCGCTGCCAAGCTGTGCGGCCTGTGCCAGCGTCTACGGCACTGAGTGCATCTACAACCCGAATTCCGACCATCGCCGCAAGGGAGTGTATCGAGAAAAGATTGACAGCATGAAGGCCCAGAACTCGACGCTGCAAATCATTGTCGAGGCAATCTTGAACGCCAGCGACGACGAGGTGCCCGAAGTTGTGAACAAGATCCGGACCTGCGACAACCTCGACACCGTGGCCCAGGAGCTCTTGGCGATGAGTGCTGaagtcaaagaagaagggttcGACGGTCAGCCTGACCAAGGCGCCATGTCATTCTTGCCCGTGCAAGGGGAAAGGGAACTCGCAGAGAAAATGGGCGAGCTGCGCCTGGAAAATGGCTCAGTGCGCTTCATTGGCGGcacatctcatctcatctatcTGGGCGACCCTCACCACGACGACCTCACATACGACTCGCCCTCAGATCCGGGCATATTCAACGAGAACCCCATCACATCCTGGACCCGCGTCACCACCGACCCACGCCTCATCATGCACCTTATGAACATGTACTTCAGCTATCATTATCCCTACTTCACCACGCTCTCGCGGAAGCTCTTTTGGCGCGATTTCATGAGAGGAAAAGCAGGGCTTCAGCCAGTCACGGCATATTGTTCCTCGCTGCTAGTCAACGCAATGCTGGCCCTTGGCTGCCACTTCACCGATATCACAGGCGCTTTTGGCATACCCGGGGATAGCAGAACAAAAGGTGACCATTTCTTCGCCGAGGCTAAGCGACTAATCATTGAGAATGACGAGTACGAGAAGCCCCGGCTCGTGACCGTACAAGCTCTGGCTCTCATGTCCGTGAGAGAGGCGGGATGCGCAAGAGAGGCAAAGGGCTGGGTATATAGCGGCATGAGCTTTAGGATGGCTCTCGACATTGGTCTCAACCTTGAGGTGGAGGGTTTGGATAGAGAGCACATGACGGAGGAGGAGATAGACGCCCGGCGCATCACCTTTTGGGGCTGTTTCGTGTTCGACAAAACTTGGTCCAACTATCTGGGCCGCCTGCCGCAACTCCCGAGAAACTCCTTCACTGTTTCCAAAATCGACGTCTTCCCCGACGAAGACGCTGCTCTATGGTCCCCATTCTCCGACAAGGGATTCGACGAATCTCTCGCTCAGCCATCCAGAACGCGAGCCGTCGCGCTCCATTTATCAAAGCTGTGTGAAATCAGCAACGACATACTCGTCTTCTTCTACCATCCAAGCCATATCAAGAGGGCTAGCAGCAAGTCTCTCGAACTCAAGAAGCTTGGCGAGCTCCATCAGCGACTCGAAGAATGGCGGAAGAATCTGCCCAAAGAATTCGAGCCAAAGGAAGGCTTGCTGCCAAACGTAATATTGATGCT cgCATTCTTCCACCTCCAATATATCCATCTATTTAGGCCATTCCTGAAATATTCgccatctgcatctcctctACCATCCCACATATCTCCAAGGCGGATCTGCACTGCAAATGCGGGTGCTATTTCCAAATTAATGAGATTATACAAGAAATCATGGAATCTCCGACAAATTTGCAATATTGCAGTCTACATGATTCACAGCGCGTGTACGATCCACCTGCTCAACCTCCCGGAAAAGACTGCCAAGAGAGATCTCACTCATGGTCTTCGACACCTGGAAGAAATTGCGGAAGACTGGCTCTGTGCCAGGCGGACGCTGAGCATTCTCAGTGTCCTGGCTAGGAAATGGAAGTGCGAGTTGCCAGAGGACGCAGAGATGATCCTCAAACGGACGGATGAACGATTTGAATATTACAGCACATCCGAAGTTCCATCTCCTGGGTCGAGCAACGTAGCACCTATATCATCGCCAAGTGCCTCTGAAGAAGGgacagctgctgccgccaggATCGAGTATGGACAGGTTAGGCACCAAAACTCAGAGCCTATGGCGCAACCTGCACTACAGACGTCTATTGAGGAGCGCATGTCGATGGACTCACCACTAGCTATGACTAATGGCAACCCTCTCTCCGGCCAGCAAGTCATGGCCATGGATCCTGCGCAAATAGACTTCCAAGACATATTAAGCTCATGGCCGCAACAACTAAATATGCCCATGAACTCACAGTCCCCGGACCTATCATCCACCTCCCAGAGCCACCTATCATCGAATATGAGCCACAACCCAAGCCAAAACCTAAATATTGATAGTCGCGAGTGGCTACTGAACGATTCGGCACGGCTGCACCAAAGCTTTGGGAGCTGGAACATTAGaccgcagcagcggcagcggcagtccCGAGGGCCTCCAACGACGAACGCCATGTTTATGTTTGGCACCGGTCAGGGAGATGGCGCTGCGGTTGACACACCCGATTTAAGCGCTTTTGATTCACTTACTGAGTCTTTGACGACGATTAATACCTGGCTGCCGCCGGGACTGGAGTAA
- a CDS encoding uncharacterized protein (SECRETED:SignalP(1-19)), protein MYSYNTVSALAAFVSVAAAASKTCPSDSPLSCHNTTAVEDTCCFIPSGQLLQTQFWDTNPPTGPSDSWTVHGLWPDNCDGSFPQTCDDSRAYTNITDILTSMNASSTLDFMQTYWKDYKGNDESFWEHEWGKHGTCITTLDPSCYEDYVPTQEAVDFFSRTVSLFKTLPTYQWLADAGITPDGSKSYSLDDIQSTLSQQHGADVTLGCEGKSLNQVWYHFNVKGSLQDGQFIAAAPDGAKSTCPDSVYYDPKDGGDSNNRIN, encoded by the exons ATGTACTCATACAACACCGTTTCTGCCTTGGCTGCATTCGTCTCTGTTGCCGCCGCAGCTTCCAAGACGTGTCCTAGCGATTCTCCACTCTCTTGCCACAACACTACCGCCGTTGAAGATACATGCTGCTTTATTCCATCTGGTCAGCTGCTCCAGACTCAATTCTGGGATACCAATCCCCCAACGGGCCCATCCG ATTCTTGGACCGTCCACGGACTGTGGCCAGACAACTGTGATGGGTCGTTTCCTCAGACATGCGATGATAGTCGAGCATACACCAATATTACCGATATTTTGACTTCCATGAATGCCAGTAGCACTCTTGACTTTATGCAGACCTACTGGAAAGACTATAAAGGCAATGATGAATCTTTCTGGGAGCACGAATGGGGCAAGCATGGCACTTGTATTACTACCCTGGATCCCAGCTGCTATGAAGATTATGTCCCCACCCAGGAAGCCGTTGATTTCTTCTCCAGGACGGTTTCGCTGTTTAAGACGCTGCCGACCTACCAATGGCTTGCTGATGCCGGCATTACTCCTGATGGTTCCAAGTCCTATTCACTGGACGACATCCAGTCCACCCTCTCTCAACAACACGGCGCCGATGTGACCCTGGGCTGCGAGGGCAAGAGTCTCAACCAAGTCTGGTATCACTTCAACGTCAAGGGTTCTCTGCAAGACGGTCAGTTtattgcagcagcacctgACGGTGCCAAAAGCACTTGTCCTGATTCTGTCTACTACGACCCCAAGGACGGAGGCGACAGCAACAACCGTATTAATTAA